Part of the Chitinophaga parva genome is shown below.
GGTAATACTGGCGCCACTGCCCGGCAGCACCGGGTTTGAGCCCAAAGCCCTGGAACTGGGATTCAATGTAAATGGCCGCTTTTTCCTGGCCGGGGGTACCGGTTTCCCGCCCTTCCATTTCGGCACTGGCCAGCACACGCAGGCGCTGCTCCAGGAAATCGGGGGTAATGGTGTTGGCAAAGGGAGTGGCCTGCGATAGCTGCTTTACAGGGAGCTGCGCGTGTGCAGCCATGCCCAGGAGCATACAGGCACCGAACATCGTTTTGAATGTCATAGTCATACGTTGGTTAAAAGGATCACAGCGGCTGGCGGCCTGCTGCTGTGCAACAAGATAGGTATTTCCTCCAGACATTTTTCCGGCCCGGGGGCCAGCGGTGAATAGGGATTATAAGTGTACTACTTTCCGTACCCGGTCTACATGCCGTCCGCCTTCAAAGGGGGTCTGTAAAAAGACTTCCGTAATGGCCTGGGCCTGGACCTGGTCCACAAAACGGCCGGGCAGGCAAAGGATATTAGCGTTGTTATGGGCCCGGGCCAGCCGGGCCAGTTCCTCGCCCCAGCACACAGCCGCGCGCACGCCCTGGTGTTTATTGGCCGCCATGGCCACACCATTGCCACTGCCACAGATAAGAATACCCAGGGAGGCCTGGCCCCGGTCTACCAGCTTGGCCACCGGGTGGGCAAAATCGGGATAATCTACCGCATCCGCGGCATGGGTACCCAGGTCTTTTACGCGGAGCCCCCGCCCTTCGAGAAAAGATACCAGCACTTCCTTGCATTCCACGCCGGCATGGTCGGCCCCGATGGCCACCGGCAGGGAGAAATCGAAATTCGTTTGCATAAAAAAAGCTTTTAGCGTTACATCCGGGATGGCGGTTGGGCCTTGTCCCTTGCGGCGCTAAAAGCTTATTGGAGAAGCCTCCGGCCATCCGCCCAGGGCAGTGAACAACGCATCCTTCTAAAAGACGCAAGGCTCAGTGCTAAGGGCGAATGGCTAAAGGCGGATAGCTACTTTACTTGCGTTATGACCACTCCTGTACGGAGGTTTCTTCATCTTCACGGCCTTCCATGCGGGCCTTGTAGGCCTTCTTGGAGATCAGGATACTCACTTCATACAGCAGGTATAAAGGCGTAAATACGATCAACTGGTCTATTACGTCCGGGGGCGTGATCACCGCGGCCAGCACCAGCAGTACCACGATGGCCTGGCGACGGTATTTCCGCAGGAACGAGGGCGACAGGATGCCCACTTTCGTGAGGAAGTATACCACCACGGGCAGCTCAAACAAGAGGCCCAGCCCCACTACGATCTGGGTGATCAGGTCAAAATAATCATCGATGAAGAACTGGTTCACCACCTTATCGGTCACCTTGTAGGTCACCAGGAAGTTGATGGTGAAAGGCATCACCATGAAATAGGCAAAAGAAATACCCAGAAAGAACTGTAAAGATACCCAAAAGATCACACCACGGGCGCCTTTTAGCTCACGTTCTTTGAGGGCCGGCTTCACAAAACGCCAGAATTCCCAGAAAATGTAAGGGAAAGCGGCCACAATGCCCAGCGTAAAGGCCAGTTTGAATTGCAACATTACCTGGCCGGCCATCATGTGGTTCTGGAAGGCCGGTTGGGCCGGGGTAAGGCAAAGCTTATCGCCCATATTGAGCCAGTGGCCTATGGCGCACAGGGCGCGGTAAGTAGGGAAAGAAGCATTGGTAGGACCAAACACCACGCCATCGAGGATCTCTTTGGTATAGAGGAAACCGAAGGTACTCACAACAGCCATGGCGATCACCGAGCGGATAATATGCCAGCGAAGGTCTTCCAAATGGTCAAAAAAAGACATTTCGGCCTTGCCGGAACTCGCAAATAATTTCTTCAACATAATTTATCGGGTACGCTTATTCACACAGGCAGCGCGTCACAAATATAAACGATGAAATGTAGAGTTGTGACCATAATATTTTTAACAAACAAGGTTTCCGGGGAATAATTTCCGGGCTAACAGGCGGAACAACACAGACACTATTTCACCGCTTTATAAAAAATAAGATGCGTTCAACATTCCCGGCAGGTAGATGGAACTACCTTCATCCATATATTCATACAACTTTATACAGCAGTTGTAACTACGCCCAGATGCCGTTGTAATTGCTACGCAAAGTAGTATGCATGAATTTGTTGACATCCGGTTGATGTGTCATCGCTAAAAACCGGTAGCACTACAAGCCCTTACCAGTAAAGGCTTTCAGCCGCAGGCATCCGTCAATGAAAACAGTCCGCTGAAAAAAAACGTAGGCCTTTTACTACACGCATATACATGATTTTAAATATGCCTGCAACTCAACAGGCAGGTGCCGGTGCTTAAATTCATTATGCTTTTTTTACTTACCTCTTCGCTCAAACCCGCGCTGCATAAGGATTCCACAACGCATAAACGTAAATCTCAATATGCCTGCAACTCAACAACTGTAAAAAAACAATATAGCAAACAGGTGCTGTAGCCGGCAACAAACCACTCCGGCTGTTCGCATGCAGAAAACGTTGATCCGTTGTTATGCAATACCTATAAATTAATGGCACCTGCTGCGCAACGATGATAACACGATATAGGCGTTACCGCCATGCCTGCAGGTATGGAATTGCATACAGATCGCATAACCATCTGGCATATAGACCAGGGTACATCTTAAAAAGTAGAAAGGCTGAAACGTAACAGGGTGGCGGGTTACAGGGAGAGGAGTTAGTTGCAGGGCAAACGTTAGCATAAAAAAAAGAGCCAGCCCGAGAAGAATCAAGAGCCGGCCTTTCATCCATTGTTTGTTAACCCCAAAAAAGTTGAATTCGAGAATGTCTTTAGCGTCTGGTAGGTAATCTTATCTTTCGATTTGGCAAGCTTTAGATAATCTTACTTTATTCCCCAGATGCCGTAATTGTTATGCAAAAATAGAAAGAAATCTGTTATTATCAATGTTGCAACAATTTTTTTTACAGCTTTTTAACAAAAATCAAATCATTGTGTTACAACCTTAAACAAATGTAGGTATTCTAAAGCGACTTTCCTACAACTTTTAACAAAAACGTTTTAGCAATTTGGCGCCTTTTTACGCCGGCTTTCCCGGTGTGTAACGTTTTCGCTAACTAAGATAGTTAATAGTTGGGAATAATCATCAAGCCCAGGAGCGGTTAACTTCACATTAACTGTTGCCTAGGAAAGCAGTTTCATTTTGACCATTTCGATACGCGTTTCCGTTACGTTCAGCACGTCAAATTCATAGTCGTCTATGATAATGCGTTCCTTTAGGCGCGGGATGGTTTCGTAGTGGTTAATAATATAGCCGGATAATGTTTCGCTCTCATCTTCCGGGAAATCAAATCCATACTTTTCGTTGAGGTGGTCCAGTTCCAGCCTGCCGGAGAAAATATATTCCTTCTCCGCGATCTGCTTTTCCACAAACTCCTCCACATCGTGTTCATCCTTGATCTCCCCGAAAATTTCTTCCAGCACATCTTCTATCGTTACAATGCCCGCGGTACCACCAAATTCATCCACCACCCAGGCAATGCTCTTGCGTTCCTTATTGAATTTGCTGAGCAGGTCAATGGCACTCATTGTTTCCGGCACCACCAGGATGGGGTGCAGCATGTCCTTTACCGAGGCGGGATTCTTAAACAGATCCAACTGGTGTACATACCCCTGGATGTTATCGATATCGCCTTCATAAATAATGAGCTTGGAAAGGTTGGTCTCCATAAAAGCCTTGCGGATATCTGCCAGGGGACTGTTGATCTCTGCCGCTTCAATTTCCCGCCGGGGAATGAGGCAGCCGCGGATCTTCACGTGGGCCAGCGACAACGCATTCTCAAACAGTTCTGTGTTCAGGTCTTTATTTTCCACCACGTGCTGCTGGCTCTGGCGCAGGAAATGCTCCACATCCACCCGGGGAAAGGTATCCCGGTTTTCCAGGATGCGCACGTTGAATAAATATTTAAGGATCCATTCGGAAATAGACACCATCATATTGCCGATCACGAACAGGGGCTTGGAGATCACGGAAATAGGCAGGGCAAAGAAGCCCAGCAGGCCATCGGGCCAGGAGCGGAAAATAACCCTGGGCAGGAAAAAGCCCACCAGGCACATCAGGGCCGCGGAAAGCACAATGCCAAGACAAAGGAAAACCGGGTCGTAACGCACATCATTATAGGAGCCGGTCACACTTTTTAAATACGGCAGGAGACTGTCTGCCACCAGGATGCTGTAGATCACCACGATGATGGTGAATCCCAGGAGACTGGTAGCCAGGAAACGGGAGGGGTGCTCGTTAAACCCGGCCAGGATCTTGCCGGTGGCCCGGCCCTGTTTCTTTTTCAGTTCCAGGCTTAGTTTGTTGATATTGGCAAAGGCCGTCTCAATACCGGAAAAAAAACCGGCCGCCAAGAGCAGCGCAATAAGAATCACAAGGGTATATGTATCCATACATTACAAAGATAGTGAATACTAAATTCCACAGAAATCAATTCCTAACAGACTAAAAGTGTGCCAGGCGGGGCTATTAAAATAAGGTCTCAGGCGTTTTGCACTCCCAACAAACCGCTATTCACTAAAGATAATGGCATTTAAGCATCCATCCAGCAGGCCGGACAGCTAATCCGGTGATTTTATGCCAGGAAATCTTCCACCAGTTTTTTCACCTGGGCATATGCATGATCCAGCTGGTCATTCACCACAATTTCATCAAACTGGTGGGCGAAGGACAATTCGTAGCGGGCTTTACCCAGCCGTTCCTCCAGGGAGGCCTGTGTTTCGGTGCCGCGGCCACCCAGTCTTTCTGCCAGTGCCTCCAGGGAGGGAGGCTGGATAAAGATGGTGAGGGCCTGGTCGTGGTAGTGCTCTTTGATAGACAAGGCGCCTTTTACGTCTATATCTACCATCGGGGTCCGGTGCTCATCCCAGATGCGTTGCAGCTCGCTCTTCAGGGTGCCGTAGTACTTGCCGGCATACACCATTTCATATTCTGCGAAATCATTATTGTCTATATGTTGTTGAAACGCTTCCGTGCTCAAAAAATAATAGTCACGGCCATCGACCTCATTTTCACGGGCTGGACGGGTGGCGGCGGATACGGAGAATGCCAGCTGGGGCATAGCGGCCAGCAATTTCTTCACGATGGTGGTCTTGCCGGCACCGCTGGGAGCAGTGATGATGATGATCTTCTTTGAATTCATGCCGCAAGTTAAGGAAAACACGTAGCTGGGAAAAGGGCGTTTTCCCGCTTTCCATTAATAAACGCATGAGAGCGCCGCATGGTTTTGGAAAAGGCGGTCCATTGGCCGGAGGCCCTAAATAAAAAATTCCAATTCCCCGTGCGCTTACACCTAAGAATTGGAATTTATTATTTGTTCACACGTTGGGCTTTATTATGGCACCACGCGTTATTTATTACTATACCCGCTTAATATCCGCTCCCAGCGCCATCAACCTTTGGTCAATGTACTGGTACCCACGGTCTATCTGGTCAATATTCTGGATGGTGCTCTTACCTTCGGCGCTCAGGGCGGCGATCAGCAGGGACACCCCTGCGCGGATATCCGGTGATGACATGGTAATACCCCTCAGTTTATGCTGGCGGCCCAGGCCTATCACTACCGCGCGGTGCGGATCGCACAGAACGATCTGGGCGCCCATGTCTATCAGTTTGTCCACGAAGAACAGGCGGCTTTCAAACATTTTCTGGTGGATCATCACGCTGCCTACGGCCTGGGTGGCGGTTACCAGCACAATGCTCAGCAGGTCTGGTGTAAAGCCGGGCCATGGATGGTCGGAAATGGTGAGGATGGACCCATCCAGGAAGGTCTGGATCTCATATTTTTCCTGGGTGGGAATGAAGATATCATCACCACGGAATTCCAGCTGGATGCCCAGCTGGCGGAACTTTTCGGGGATGATGCCCAGGTGCTGCAGTCCTACATTCTTGATGGTGATCTCGCTCTGGGTCATAGCCGCGAGGCCAATGAAGGAACCGATCTCGATCATATCCGGCAGCATGGCATGCTCACAACCTTTCAGGCTGCTTACGCCTTCAATGGTGAGCAGGTTGGAACCTACCCCGCTGATCTTTGCCCCCATGTGGTTCAGCATCCGGGAAAGCTGCTGCAGGTAAGGCTCACAGGCCGCGTTATAAATGGTGGTCTGTCCTTTGGCCATTACAGCGGCCATCAGTATGTTGGCCGTGCCGGTTACGGACGGTTCGTCCAGCAGCATGTAAGTGCCCTGGAGGCCATCGGTTTGCAGGTGGAAGAAATTATCATCGTTGTCGTACACAAATTTGGCGCCCAGCTTTTCAAACCCAATGATATGGGTATCCAGGCGGCGGCGGCCGATCTTGTCTCCCCCGGGCTTGGGCACATAGGCCTGGCCAAAGCGGGTGAGCAACGGGCCGGCAATCATCACGGAGCCACGGAGCCTGCCGGATTTTTTGCGGAATTCGGGGCTCTGCAGGTATTGCAGGTCCACTTTATCTGCCTGGAAAGTACAGGTGTCGCGGGATACACGGTTTACGGTAACGCCCATATCACCCAGCAGTTCTATCAGCAGGTTCACATCCACAATGTCCGGGATGTTTTTTATCGTTACCTTTTCTGCCGTTAAGAGCACGGCGCTGATGATCTGTAATGCTTCGTTTTTGGCTCCCTGGGGTATAATTTCTCCCTTTAAGCGGTTTCCGCCTCTTACTTCGAAAGCGCTGCTACTCACTTGTTCCTGTTTTTGTATTTGTTCTGTTTATTGTTGCTTTTACCGTTGCCGTTGTTCTTGAACTTCTGTTGGTAGTTCTTATTGCGCTTGCCGGAGCCGCCATTGCCGGAGGGGCGGAAAGCGACGTCTGAGTTGCCGGGGCCGGGATTGGAGGCCATGGAAGATGCGGATGCATGGCCGGGCTGGTATTCCAGTTCGCCGCGGGTAAGGCCCAGCAATTCCGCGCGGATGGCGTCGTCGTGGATACTTTCTTTATGCCAGTTAGTATAGGCCAGTTTCATGTAGTTGCCAATACACTGGATAAAACCCTCTCTTTTTTCGGGGTTCTCTTCCTTCTTGGCCCGTTCAATGATCTGCTCAATGTTTTTGCCCAGGTGGCGGAATTTAGGATATTGTTTCGGGTAAGGCATGGGCTCCGGACGGGCGCGCAGCTTTTCCCGCGTGGGAATGGGATAGGGCGACTCCACGTCCAGTTTAAAATCGGAGATCAGGAACAGGTGGTCCCAGAGTTTATGACGAAAATCCTCGACATTGCGTAAGTGGGGGTTCAGTGTACCCATCAGCTCAATCACGATCATCGCGTTGCGCTGGCGGTCTTCCGGGTCCTCGATGGTGAGCAGGAACTCTACCATGCGCTGGACATTCCGGCCATACTCCTTCATTATCAGGTGATTGCGGTCCGTGTTGTACGAACCTTCAATGTGATATTCCATATTGGTATTTGAAACAAAATTATAAGATAGAAAAAAGCCGTACAGCGTAAGACCATAAAACGGCATTGTAGCGCAGTGCAGACAACAAATTTAATGCAAAATCTCCAAGAAAAACGGCCTGGGACCAGCTTTTCCGGAACAGCCGCCTGGGGAGCCGGCCTTCACGGATGTGGCATCACTATTCCGGACAGCATTTACCAGCGACAAACGTATCAATTTTTTTGCAACAAGACATACAACCTATTTGTTAAAATTTCTAAAAATCAAATTTATGGATCTCCTGAAAAACAAAACAGCCCTGGTAACCGGCGCGGGCTCCGGCATTGGTAAAAGCATAGCCCTGGCCTATGCCGCGGCCGGGGCCAACCTGGTGTTGTCTGACATTAACGAGGCGCACGGCCAGGAAGTGGCGCAGCAGGTCAGCGGTCAAGGCGCCCAGGTGATCTTTGTCAAAGCGGATTCCGCCAGCCCCGAAGACAATGAAAAACTGGTAAAGGCCGCCACGGAGAAGTTTGGCGCCCTGCACATCGCCTGCAACAATGCCGGCATAGGTGGCCCTGCCCTGCCCACCGGGGGATATACCCTGGATGGCTGGCAAAAGGTGATCAACATTAACCTCAATGGCGTATTCTACGGTATGCGCTACCAACTGCCTGCCATGCTCAAAGCAGGTGGTGGCGTGATCGTGAACATGGCTTCCATCCTGGGTTCCGTAGGCTTCAGAACCGCCGCAGCTTATGTAGCCGCCAAGCATGGCGTGGTGGGCCTTACGCAAACCGCGGCCCTGGAATATGCCCCACAAAACATCCGCATCAACGCAGTGGGCCCCGGTTTCATTGACACGCCCCTGCTCAGCCAGATGAATGCTGCGCAAAAGCAGGCGCTCGTAGCCCTTCACCCCATTGGCCGCCTGGGCAAGCCGGAGGAGGTAGCGGAGCTGGTGCTGTGGCTGAGCAGTGATAAAGCATCGTTTGTAACGGGAAGCTATTACCCGGTGGATGGAGGATACCTGGGACAATAAAAATTTCCATTTCCAGAAAACCAGTTTCCAATATCGGGGGAAAATTCCTTTTGATGTTGGAAATTGGCACCTGGACACTTTCAATGCTCCCATATGAATCTCTCCCTTCAAAACAAAACTGCCCTCATCTGCGGCGCCTCTCAAGGCATTGGGCTGGCGGCCGCGCAGGAACTGGCATTGCTGGGCGCGCGCTGCATCCTGGTATCAAGAGATGCGCAAAAGCTGGCAGCTGCGCTGGTTACACTCGCCTCACCGGATGGGCAGCAACATCTTTCCATACCGGCAGACCTGGGGAATACTGAACAGGTAAAGGCATTAGTACATGCATTGCAAAGCATCCGGCCCATCCACATCCTGGTGAATAACAGCGGCGGGCCTAAAGGCGGGCCTATCATCGATGCGGAGCCGGAAGCCTTTACCACGGCCTTTGCGCAGCATGTGGTCACCAATCAATTGCTTACGCAGGCGCTGGTGCCGGGCATGAAGGAAGCTGGCTACGGGCGCATTATCCAAATTATCTCCACCTCTGTAAAAACGCCGCTGAAAAATCTTGGAGTATCAAACACCATCCGGGCCGCGGTGGCCAGTTGGGCCAAGACCCTGGCGGGTGAACTGGCGCGTTATGGGATCACGGTCAATAACGTGTTGCCCGGGTCCACCAAAACAGCGAGGCTGGACAGCATCTTTGATGCCACGTCCAAACAAAGAGGGGTAGACCGTAACGTGATTGAAAAGGAATGGCTGGAAGAGATACCGGCGGCGCGTTTTGGAGAAGCCAGTGAAGTAGGGGCCGCGGTGGCATTCCTGGCCACACCGGCAGCGGCTTATATCACCGGCATTAACCTGCCGGTAGATGGAGGCAGGACGCCGAGTTTGTAAGGCGATTTACAATAGGCAATTTCCAACGTCAAAGAAAAGTTGTTAAAAGAACAAAATCCAACACCCATGCACAAAACGCCCTTACCGCGTCCGGCATTGATGTTGGATTTTACTGTTTGGAATTTTTGGTTTTAGCAGCGCTGCTCTCCCGGAGCAGCTTTTAATGGTTTGGAAATTTGATGGCTAAGTGAAGTGGGCCTGTGGTAAAAATTTCCCTTGGTTGGTTTGGTTGAACCCGCAATCCGAAAATTAGACGGCTACTTGTACTTGTGTTTTTTACATGCTGCACCTGCATGGACATGAACTCTCTTCATCTCTTATTTCCTGTGTATTGGAAATTGAAACCTGGAAATTTACATATCGTGTGTAGTACCCCAGCGTATCAGTTCTTCTTCTGTCCATAACCCGGGGAAGAAGGTGATCCGCTTGTGCTTGGGTGGCAGGAACTGCTGCCAGTTGGTACCCCCGGTGGCGGCGATATCTTCCGGCTTTTTGTGCAGGTAACGCACGGCAGATTTGTAGTGCATGAGCGGCCAGCGGATATTGATGTTGAAGTCATACTCCTTCAGCAGGGGCGTAAGCGCTTCCTGGTCTGCTGCCGGCAACTGCTGGTAGCGGGCGCACAGGTTGTTGTGCTCATGTTTTTGTGCCAATGCCAGGAAGGTGGGCATGTACTTTTTCTCAAACTGTTCCAGGGTAAGCGTACGCTTGCCGGTGGCCAGTTCCGTGGCGCCGCTGCGCCAGTAAATGTGGTTGAGAACGTGCGCCAGGTCCGGGTGGGCGCGCAATTCCTCGCGCTGGCTGGCATACACCAGGTTGCGCAGGTCTGTAGAGCAGATCTCGATCATCCGGAACTGGCCGCTCTGGAAGCCGGAAGCCGGCAGGAGCGCCATGCGGAATTTCAGGAACTGCTCTTTGTCCATCCCGTCCACCATGATCTCAAAGGAGGAGATCAGGCTTTTGAAGTAGTTGTTGATACGCTTCAGTTGCGTGGCAAATACTTCTGCGTCTGGTGCGCCCTCGCAGATCTGATCAATGGCCTTCAGGGTGAGCTTGAAATACAGCTCCGTGATCTGGTGATAAATAATAAAGATGCTCTCATCCGGGAAGGGTGTCCGCGGGTGTTGCAGGTTCAGGAGCACATCCAGCTGGATGTAGTCCCAATAGGTAAGGTAATCTGCATACAAGAGACCATCCAGATAGGCAGAAAGGCTCTGCCCCATTGCGGCGTACTTTTCTTCAAGCAGCCGGATTTTTTCAGCAATGTCTGTGGTAACCATGCCACAAGATTACTGATTTTTTTCCGCAGCAAAAACGCGGGAAATGCAAGCCCCACAAGGCCTGTAGGGAATACCGGAAAAAGAGGCCCGGCCCCCGTTCACCCGGGAACAATACAATCATGCGGCCAGCAGGGGGCAGGCCCGGGTGATCCGGAACGGTGTACAATGATAAGATCGGAGACAGGTGCCGCTACAGGGAGGGCACGGATGCCCGCTGGCGAAACAGTAAATGCGATACAGTAATTGAAAGGCTACCGGAATGTGCAGGGCGGGTAATACATGATGCGTGGAATGCACTGGCAACAGACGGCGTGGAATTACTTCCGGACGGATGGCTATTCCACCACGTTGATAGTCCGGTAAAAGCTTTCTTCCAGGGAAATTAGGGTTTCGGTCCTTTCAATGCCCTTGATCTTCTGGAGCTCATCATGCAGGATGCGGCGCAGCTGGGTGATGTCCTTGCAAATGATCTCGGCAAACATGCTGTAGCTACCGGTGGTGTAATTGAGGCGCACCATTTCCGGGATCTTGCGCAGTTCGCGGGCCACGGTATCGTACATGGAGCTTTTTTCCAGGTAGATCCCAATGAAAGCTATGACATCATAACCGATCATTTTTAAATCTACATGTAATTTAGTACCTTTAACGATACCTAACTCCTGAAGCTTCTTCATCCGAACGTGGATGGTACCCCCAGATACAAAGAGCTTCTTTCCCAGGTCGGCATAGGAGATCTCTGCATTCTGCATCATCTCACTGATGATCTGCAAATCAAGTTTGTCAATATTCAAATTGTTGACCATTTTTACAATTCGTTTTTGATTGTATTAAACCGATATGCAAATATTTAAAAAAAATCGAAATTTCAAAAATTTTTCTTAAATAATTTGCAAGGAATTGCATGCTTCTTTAGATTTGCATCATAATCACTGTTCAAACAGCGTATTTCACCGCAAAAAAACATTGGTTTTATCCTGTGGGGTGATGAAATTGGCAGACATGCCCTCTTGTCTCGAGGGTGAGGATAACGGGATAAACGGAGCATAATGGGTTGACCACTAATCTTATTTGTGCTTTGGCTAACTGCCTCGTGGAGGTTCGAATCCTTCTCCTACAGCTTTCCAGGGCCTGCTTCCTTTGATGGAGGCAGGCTTTTTTTATTTCCGTCCCCGATAAAGGACCCGGGTCTTAAGTCCTAAGTACTTTTTACAGCATCCCCCCCTCTCCACGAATGTACCCAGGGCCTAAGACCTAGGACCTTTTATTGTACCTTTGCCGCCACAATGGGACAACACAAATTAGAACGCTTTGCGGAAATAGAAACCTTTCCCAACGTGCTCATCTACCCGGAGGGCATGCAGGGAAAATGGAAGGATTTTTTTAAGAACGACCATCCCCTCACCCTGGAACTGGCCTGTGGCAAGGGTGATTATACCCTGGGCCTGGCCCGCACCTTTCCCGGTGAGAACTTCCTGGGAGTGGACCTGAAGGGCAACCGTATCTGGCGCGGCGCCAAAACCGCCCTGGAAGAGCCCCTGGTCAATGCCGCTTTCCTCCGCACGCAGATCGACAAAATACAGCATTATTTCGCCCCGGGCGAAATTTCCGGTATCTGGATCACTTTCCCGGACCCGTTCCTGCGGAAATCCAAGTCGAAGAAACGCCTCACCCATCCCAAGTTCCTGCAGCTGTACCAACCGTTGCTGGCCCCGGGAGCGGTGATCAACCTGAAAACAGACTCACCGGAACTGTACCATTTTACCCAGGAAGTGATCGCCACGCTGGGTTGTGAGCTGCTACAGGATATCCCTGACGTATATGCGTTGCCGGAAGTGCCGGCCCTGCTGCGCATCCAGACCTTCTACGAGAAAATGCACCTGGCGGATGGCCGCACCATCCGCTACCTGCAGTTCCGCCTGCCAGCCGCGCCCATAGACTGGCGCAAAGTAAAACTGCCATCTGATGATGCACCCGAAGCTGATTGAGGGCGTAGATTATTATCTCAATGAACAGGGATACATAGTGTTTACCGCAGCATTCCACCTGAAACGCGGGCACTGCTGCGGCAATGGTTGTAAACATTGTCCTTTTGCATATGAAAAAGTCCCCGAGCCCAGGCGCAGCCAGCTCCTCAAAGCCGGCAAAACCCGCGGTGAAGCAAGCAGCGAAGGTGAAAACCAAGCCTGCGGCTGATGCAAAAACAGCCAAGAAATCCGCACCGGTGGTAAAGACCGCTGCCAGGAAAGCCCTGCCAGCAGCCACGCCCCCTTCAAAGGGAA
Proteins encoded:
- the trmB gene encoding tRNA (guanosine(46)-N7)-methyltransferase TrmB, which encodes MGQHKLERFAEIETFPNVLIYPEGMQGKWKDFFKNDHPLTLELACGKGDYTLGLARTFPGENFLGVDLKGNRIWRGAKTALEEPLVNAAFLRTQIDKIQHYFAPGEISGIWITFPDPFLRKSKSKKRLTHPKFLQLYQPLLAPGAVINLKTDSPELYHFTQEVIATLGCELLQDIPDVYALPEVPALLRIQTFYEKMHLADGRTIRYLQFRLPAAPIDWRKVKLPSDDAPEAD
- a CDS encoding Lrp/AsnC ligand binding domain-containing protein; the encoded protein is MVNNLNIDKLDLQIISEMMQNAEISYADLGKKLFVSGGTIHVRMKKLQELGIVKGTKLHVDLKMIGYDVIAFIGIYLEKSSMYDTVARELRKIPEMVRLNYTTGSYSMFAEIICKDITQLRRILHDELQKIKGIERTETLISLEESFYRTINVVE
- a CDS encoding DUF5522 domain-containing protein — translated: MHPKLIEGVDYYLNEQGYIVFTAAFHLKRGHCCGNGCKHCPFAYEKVPEPRRSQLLKAGKTRGEASSEGENQACG